In Candidatus Methylomirabilota bacterium, one DNA window encodes the following:
- a CDS encoding MBL fold metallo-hydrolase, whose product MTETAIYLKQLELGPMQNFVYLIGDPATRDCVVVDPAWEIDTIVSAAAADGFTISGALVTHTHQDHVGGSLESWGMPGRIPGVEELLARVPAKVYVHKAEREFLKGFGSDVRPVDNHDRLQVGGLTITFLHTPGHTPGSQCFLVEGRLVSGDTLFINACGRTDLPGSDPTEMYYSLTQRLNALPDETVLLPGHNYGGSSSSIGRERRHNPCLRFTSLGDFLGAMGGSVSLRRPREEPGR is encoded by the coding sequence ATGACGGAGACGGCGATCTATCTCAAGCAACTGGAGCTGGGACCGATGCAGAACTTCGTGTACCTCATCGGTGACCCGGCCACCCGAGACTGCGTGGTCGTGGATCCGGCCTGGGAGATCGATACCATCGTGAGCGCCGCCGCCGCCGACGGCTTCACGATCAGCGGCGCGCTGGTGACCCACACGCACCAGGATCACGTGGGCGGCAGCCTGGAATCGTGGGGGATGCCCGGCCGGATTCCCGGCGTCGAAGAGCTCCTGGCGCGGGTGCCGGCCAAGGTCTACGTGCACAAGGCCGAGCGTGAGTTCCTCAAGGGATTCGGCTCCGATGTGCGGCCGGTCGACAACCACGACAGGCTCCAGGTGGGGGGCCTGACCATCACCTTCCTCCATACTCCCGGCCACACCCCGGGATCGCAGTGTTTCCTGGTCGAGGGCCGGCTCGTCTCGGGGGACACGCTCTTCATCAACGCCTGTGGCCGCACCGACCTGCCCGGCAGCGACCCGACCGAGATGTACTACTCGCTCACCCAACGGCTGAACGCCCTGCCCGACGAGACCGTCCTGCTGCCCGGTCACAACTACGGCGGCTCCTCGTCGTCCATCGGCCGCGAGAGGCGTCACAACCCGTGCTTGCGCTTCACGTCGCTCGGGGACTTCCTGGGGGCGATGGGGGGCTCGGTCAGCCTCCGCCGTCCACGCGAAGAACCTGGCCGGTGA